A stretch of DNA from Takifugu rubripes chromosome 15, fTakRub1.2, whole genome shotgun sequence:
GGTGGTCATTAGCCATGTTGAAACATCTCCAGTAATGTCCATAATTTATCTTTTCTTCCATGTGGGATAGACAGCATTGCCCAATTGTTTTGCCTCTAGTGGTAAAGGATGCCAGCCTCTTTGGCACAGATCTGCATTGACAGGAAAACAAACCACAGACAAACTTTTCCAATGGTAGTTTCTGGAGCTCTCCCACTATTCACCAAACATTCAACTTTGACACGTAGTCAGCATGTACAAGGACCCAGTAAACACATGCAAAGCACCAAGACAGAGCACCTCCTGTTTCCACACACTTGGCTCCTTCCAACAGAGGCCAGGCTAATCCAGCGCCAGCGTTTAGTGCTGTGCGACAGCTGAAAGCACACATGCTGTTAGCAAGTTCAGGTGAAAATGTTCTCTGGCAGACATCCACCTTCGCACTCAGCTCACATCCCTCAGTCGACATGCTCAGCCTGCATAAGGCCCAGGCACAAGATCAGCCACCAACAGGATGAGGAGACAATCTTTACAATCCATCTGATTGGGAGCGGACTTTGTGGCATTCCTGAATTCCCCTAAGAGATTAGAAGCTTCCTGAGGGAAGCTGTCAGTATCACAAGATTTGCCAACATGCATTTAAGCCGACGTTATGTTAGAACATAGAGCTTTAGAGATGCTTGCTGAAATCCATGAATCTGTTTTTGAATTTCTAcatgaaaaacagaaagcaTGGACTTATGTAAAAGACAACACTGATCATCTCAAGATGTCACTCATGGCCGGCTGAGGCGGTGTTAATGTATGAGCGCGTATGGCGACCATTGGAACTGGATCAGAGTGATTTCTTGTACAGATCTGCTAATGCCCAGAGAGGATGCTGGTCAAGCCTGTCAACAGTTAAAGAGGCCAAAGGAAGGGGTATTTTTCTGTGGTCAAGACCAAGCATGAGCAGGAATTGGGAGCTGACTTACTGATAGCTGACTATCAAAGAAAATACTACCCATTTGAACCTTATTAGCATCAAGTCACTCTCCAGCGCTCCAGCATGTGAGACAGAATCTGAGAATCCACCTGTAAAAACAAACCCTCTGCTACATTCTTCCCTGTGCGGACAAGTGCTACAATCACACCATGCACTTATAATATCTCCCTTTCAAATGCTAATGCCTCCTCATGCATAAATCATGACTCCAGAGGTGGCTTCTGCCTTAATCAGAGAATTCCTGCATTAGGAGGAAATTCATCCAACAACTTCCCTGAGCAGTCAACACCCCAGACGGACTTCTCTAAAGACGGTCAAATGTTTTTGAATCTGATAACAACCTCCACAGCACAGCAAAATCCTGTAGTGTCACCAAACCGGCCTCTCTGAGACGTTGTaagcagcatctgtgtgtgtgcgcgcgtgtgtgtgtttatacaaCACATTGAGAGGCAGGTGCTGCTCCTTGTGATCAGCATCATGCACCATCACCCAGAATGTGTTTTCAGGGAAACTGACACAGAAGGACCATCAGTGTCACAGTGACGATCATCTCACGTCAGTCACTCACatggcccgtgtgtgtgtgtgtgtgtgtgtgtgttgtgaggtACAGAGGACACTCTACAGCTTTTATTGCCGACCATCAGAATCTATAAATAAATCAGCCCAGTTTCTCTTGATATAGTTAATCATGATCATGCATCTTTTTGATTTAATGTGTCACAATGGATCATGCTTTACTTGGAAGTAATAAAATATTTAGTCATTAGTTGAATGTGATTAAATAGTTTGGTTTGAGTGGGCCTCAGCATAAATGACTGGTTTAGTTTTGCCTTGTCATCCATTCAGGTGTATCTGCAGATGTACCTGCCAGGAGCTGGAGGGGATCTCTGCGAATTTCCCCAGTCCCCCGAAGGTGTAGCATCGGTACATGTGATCCAGAGACTCCGAGCAGTGCCACAGTAAGCCGAAGCTCACTGAGTCCTTGGTGCTGTAATGgtggggatggtggtggtggttctTCAGCTGGTCCTTAACAATCCAGGCAGGAGATatgaagctgaagctgcagacagccaccagagcggaggagaggagcaccCAGAAGCAACCCACACAGCTGAACATGGTGGCAGCTCGGGCCACAAAGCCCGCGGAGAGACCCAAATCGACCCCGAACCGGACTTcgtcttctttcttttccctgccCAGGAGCGAATGCATCTGGAGCTCACACCTTCAAGAGCGGGACTTCAACTTGGTCAGGTCCGCCAGGGCTGCGCTGTGTGTGTCCAGAGCATCTGGAAATTCTGCAAGAGAACGTCTAAAACACATCAGCAAGGTGAGAGTAAACTCAAGTCATAcgcccttttctttcttccactGCTGCCAAGAGAAACGCCCGGATCATCAGGAGGAAAAAACTCGGGCTCCCTAGACCTGGTAGAGGAGTGTCAGGGCAGGTGGAGATTGGGTGAGAGATGCGGACACGAACATGTCCCGGAGCCGCTTCCTCCCCCGATGCTCCTCTGAGGCTGCACTCACTGACTCAGCCTCTGCTCGGACTCACAGGCGCGCGCTGAGCTGCCGGAGGTGCGTCTGCACATCGTCAAGATCGCGGAACTTACGCAACTACTTCCGGACCATTTCCGGGGATTTCCAAAATTAATGGAAAATCGAAAGCGCGAAAAGTCGGTATACTTAAACCAAAGGAGAAAGCTTGTTAACTCCAAAATATTCCACTAGTTTTACTTTCTGCTTTAAATGTCCGGCAGAGTTTCTCAAATATAAAAACCATCTTGGTTTAATGAcagcatttttttaacaagagaCATCCttgtgatagatagatagatagatagatagatagatagatagatagatagatagatagatagatagatagatagatagatagatgtagTTAAGCcttgcttttattctgaaggcgTCAAAAGTATTTCCTTTGTCGTGATTTAAGTCTTGACGGATTAGGCGTCCGTTAATTACAAGTTCACGCAGTAGGTGGTTACTTTCTGCTATGGCTTTCTCGCAATTACTTGTGtgattatattttttttaaaaaggcacaattatgaaatgtatatattttcaaaatattaatCACAAATACCCTACGTTATTGTTCCATTGTCAGGCTATCAGCCAATTAGACACGTTGTTCGTGTTCAGATGGGCGTGGCCCTTGCAGGTAGAACTGATTCAGGTTCACAACAGGTGTGTTTCTGCTTAGTTTTGTGGCGTTAGATCCCTCATTACTTTATCGAGAATGAACGTTTTATTTGAGTAACTGAGTCAACACATTTACTGATGACCCAAAGTTATGACATTGAGAAGGCATATGGCACTATTTTCCTTTAGTCAAATACACACATTTCATGAATAAAAACCGAAGTTGTCCATGTTCTTTGTTTTACCACCGAAACAAATACGGTACTTTTGTCTGTAACAATGTTCTGTTTTACCGTTGTTATATTCTAACATAGCATTAAGACAACACTGCCACCATCTGGCCACAGGTAGTAAATCTCGACCCTGATGCCCtcggcatttaaaaaaaaaaaagacacgttATAAGATGTTATCATTTGTAAAATCTATCCCGTGAACCTCAGCTTATATCTTATAATTTATGTCATATGTAATAAAGGCATCCTGCAAGAGTGAGTTATACATATTTCACCTCAAAGAAATGCGCACAAGGAAACAGTTCATAATGTATGTATTTaaatcaaaacacattttaaatatattataGATCAAGTACACGTACAGATCAGAAAACATTGGCGGTACATGGTACCAAAAGTCTTTTCTGGTTGTTTTCTATGTCTCGGTAAGGCTCaaagtaataaaaaataaaataaaattactgAGCACAATTTCCAACTGAACAGTCTACTTCCCACTGACTGGCTTCAGGAAAACCCAGGAAtcacaatataaaaaaaaaaaaaaagggggggggggggaagactATCATTAACATATGGGGTAAACCAGAAATCTACATATAactatatatatagagagagaatATTAGGTCTTTAAGTTTGGAGTATTCCAACACAACTGGAGTACTTCAGTGGAgtgtttctccttctctgcgTAGTAAAGGAGCCAAGAGGTTTAAAATGGTGGCCACAGTCCAGGACCAAGACCAGCTCTTCTTATTCACTGTTTCTAGATGGTCTACAGTACGTATATACTGGAAATCAGTGCATGGAGCTACTGtgatctgctgctgatggccatGAAGAGAGCCTCATCTAAAAACAAGGAATGGTTGTAAAagtcaggaggaggtgggacacaaaggagaggaaagtAATTCAGTCTGGAGATGTCTTCTTCAGTTCAAAGATTATGGTAAGTTATTTTGGCTCGTGCGATGCAGAGGTTGACACATGCTGCTTGAATAAAATTCTGCTATGATGTCTAGCATTGCCTTCATCAGGACAAACTTCCTCTCAGAAGATGCTTTCCGTCTGTAGCTGTGCAGTGTGATGGAAGATCGGAGTCATATTTTCCTCCAGGGGCATCACtcatccctctttctctctctcacatgtatacacacacacagaagatgaTAAAATCATCTTGTTTGTTCTCATTGTAACTCTGATGATTGTGAGGTGAAGCCTATGTGCAGTTTGTCCTTTGGCTTCCCACTGGGTCATAACTGTcatgaaacaaagacaaaagagccTCAGTCAGGATCTGATGAGATTATCTACAGAAATACTGAATGTGTTTATATGATGAAGCAGTCCTCAGTATAGACAAAATGAACGCTATACGTAAAGATCCAAATTCTGTACAAAAATCCCATGATGCATTTATTACTGGCTATGACCAGATGTCCAGTGAGGAAGGATAATTCTAAACAAAAATACCTTGATTATAAATTGaccaaatataataaatatggaAATGGTACCATTACTATTAGATATTTCAGTTACACACAGTCATGCAGTGATTCATGTACATCTattaaaatgtgtaaattaTGTGTGAAATTAAAGAAAGAACAGGccaaataaatgttgaaatggGCTGCAGTGAGGGTATGTACCTTGGTAGATCTGACCGGGCTGCAATGGTTGGACTGGCTGACGACGTCATTGACGATCATCTTGGCGATTTGCCACGCCATTTCCTCCTGCGCCTACATCACAGCACAAACATTCTGCCATTTCAGAGCTTTCAATAAACCCTGTGAAGGCTTTATGACATGATGCTAATTAAAAAATGCATAGAAATATGCTGAACCACTTGGAAATACTTTCACGTCCTAGAGACTCACCTGGTCAGAGCTGCCTTGGACCCATTTCTTCATTGCTTGGGAAAACACAGAGCCTAAGACAAAAAGTGAGGGCTCAGTAAGTAATCTCATGAAAGCCTAAAAACACAAAGCATTAATTCATACGCATTGTTCAATAAACTCAGCACATTTAGAATTgatatttaattattctgtCTTTAATATACAGAATGACTGAGGCTTATAAGTTTAATTTCCCCTAGAAGAATGtctcttcatttttaaaaggtttcatGCCATGCAGGGAATAGTAGCAGTCAATGGAGGCAATTTACATTCATGGATGTTTTCACTGCAAACAGAggttaaacattttttaaaaagcagattaTCTGGGTGAGTGAGACAGAAAGCAGACTATCTGGGTGAGTGAGACAGAAAGCAGACTATCTGGGTGAGTGAGACAGAACCACTGCACCTTTGGATTTCTTGGCATCTGGCTCGGGTTCTGACTCCCGGATGAACTGGCCCAACTCATTTACTTTCCCAAACGTCATCTTTCTGTACAGACAGAGAAGGATAAAGACAGCACCCATGTAAAACCGACTAGCTTTCCAGTtctgatgaacacacacaaagagaaaacacaaaagacaTCTACTGGTATTCAgttatttatctttttaacTCTTTCTATTCCTTATTAAAATGAGAGAACTCCAATTTCATCTGTTGTGCTTTTCTAGTGGACAGAGAATCAGTCGAGTTTAAATTGATTTCAATATAGATACATTTGAGATGCATCAACCTCCACCTCCGGCAGTGAAGGAACTTTGCACACTTACCCAGCATATGGTCGCTGGTACAACTGTTCTGGGTCCAGACTGGCGATGTCTACTGTGATGGCCTCATCAAAGTTTTTCAGGATcttaactgctgcttttttagTACCTTGCTGCAGTGAAAATGCAGAAGGATTTTTGTTACTGCACTAAATGGTAGCGACCCTTTGGCATTATCAGAATTGTGGGCAGGTCTAAATGCCAGCACACTGAAGAACATCCCTACAGGGCCTGAAAACATGGGATAAAGGTGGGGGCATCACCTGCGCGTGCGGGCCATCACTGGAAGTTGAGCTGGAGCGGTCATTGTCGGCCTGCCCTGTCTGACCTTGAGCGCTGACGAGCATAAACTCATCTGCTCGCACTGAGTTGATTAGGTCACTCAGGTATTTGTAGTAAAGGTTGCTGGAGAGGAAGCCTGGAAGGTAGACCTAAAACCAGACAGATAAAATGGTGAACCTTCAGATAGATAAATGAATAAACGAGAAGATAACCGGACAGTGATGGCCGATTTCATATCTAGAGTCTTTGACCTATCAGAACATTCCCCATTCCCTTACACAATAAAGGAAAAGACAATCTGACCTTCTCCATGGTGGTCCAGGCCTGCCTGAGAGGAGTGATGAAACAATCGGGGAGTGGCCCTCCCTCTCTGCAGATATTTGACTCTATCTCCATCCGCACAGAGTCGCCGAAGCCCAGAGGGTTGGTGGCCTGGAGTGAGAAATACCTGGATGGAAATAAAATGCCAAGAGTTCAGATTAATGAATGTTCACTTAGTTActgggtggagcaggagggCAGCACCGTTGCTCTAAATCAAAGATGGAATTTTTAGTCATTGACTGTAACAGAATGTCTGCTGAAGCTTTTGCCATCAATCTCTAAATTTGGTTGCATTCTCTGTTGCACAGTTAAGAAAATGTTCAATGGCTCTTTAACGACTGATATTGGTTATTGtaaaaaatattaattattgTTATCTGACAGCCGGAATTTGTTGACAAAATAAATTttaattaacttttttttattaattaacTTTTCAGGAATTTATTATAATGGTCCAAGGAAAAGCTTATTCAATTTTgatgatgttctggattctggtTGGTCGTTGACATTTGATCTTCAATTACCGAGGCGTTTTTGATCACAAAGCAGCCTACTACAGTATATTATGTAACCTTATATCACCACTGCCTATAATatattgctgctactactacacgtgtacgtgtgtgcatgtgtgctcgTGTACGTGCGCTTTGCTGGATTTAAATTTGCAGTGAGATatgaaactaaaaataaaaaccattgAATGGATTGCTCCCAAGCCTAACCCTGGCAAACATCTGTTCGATAGTTttatatgataaaaaaaaaaccctcccagaTGGTAGCGCAGAACATCCGTGAGTGATAGGGGATGCAGAACTTACTTGTCATAGAGGATCATGGCATCATTTTGTGCCTCCAGGCCATCATACTGCCCCTTTTTAGCAGCGAGCTGGTTCTGGAAGTTGTCTGCTGCCAACCAGAACTGCAGGATATTCATCGCCTCCTCCTTTTCAATATACTGCAGAGAAAAAGGCACCTCTGACtatttgttgggtttttatgTATGATGTTTACTGTGTTGTTAGTGTATTCCTGCAGTGATAGTTTGATCACATGGCACAGATTCTTTAGGGTGTGATAAGGAGTCACAAAATTTCTTGcaatattaaaacatttacCGGTAACTATAAAATTTGTCAGTTTGGAGAGAACACAAgtcattttatcttttaaacCCCTTGGAGCCACTTACCTCGGAAAAATAGAAGAGTGCCGACTCACAGAATAAGATGTCGGCCAGGAACACAGAGCCACTGGTTAATACTTCAATTTGGTATTTACAGTAATGATGGCTCCGCAGGAATTCACTAAAGTGCCTACAGGTGAAAGAGTAAGTAGGATAGATGAATGTGGGAATCTGGGAGGTGAAATGACATAAAAGGAGAACAGCTGAAATTCAATCTGCTCATATGTACAAGGAAATCACTCAGAGTGATTATTAAATtctctggaaaaagaaaacaaaataactcACTGTTCCTCCAAGATGGCTTTGACAACTGTCTGTGCAATCACAAAGCAGTTTGGGTCCACCATGCCATCCTCTCCACAGATCTTAGCTGCGCATACAAGAACAGAGAATACTGAGCTGCATTTCCTACTGAGATTTGCAGAAAAACAGGAGATTTCAAAAATCTTACCAACAATGTCGTTCCTGATCTGTTCAGTGATGGGGATGGGCCTCACAGCATCAGGAGAGATAAACCTGGTGAAGATGGTGACCGCATCTTTCTCTATGcctgaaaaagacaaagcaGGTCATCATTACTGCAGCCTTTGCAGAGAATGCAAATCAATTCTGGTGCAAGAGAATAAAACGTGATCAGGTTCAACAAAATTGTTACTTATTTTGCATAATTTGGAATTAGAGTTTACATTTCTGCTGCAGTGTTTAAGTAGAAGCAGAGAACAAATAATAAGATATATAAAGCAGCAGAGTTTGCgtgcagaaaagaaaataaacagcttGGCTCACTTTTCATGAGTTTACCAGAGATGTCTCGTGTGGTGCTGCTCGTCTTGTAGGGGGTCCCAGTCCTGGAGGACGGCTGGCTGGTTGGGGTGTCTGTCTGAGGCGTGCACGGACCGGGGCTTGTTTCTGTTGTGGAGGAGTCCCGCAGCTTAGACTGTGCTACAAGCATGTTGCAACTCCCTCCCTCCACTGCATCACCATCAGGCTGGATGACTTCCTGGACTTCTGATCCATCCTGGGAGGTAAAGATGGGTTCAGCCAGTGTGCTGTGCTTGACCGAGTTTAGGCTGTGCGCTCGGATACGCGACCAGCTGGTGGAGCGGAAACTCTCCGCCTCCAACCAGAAGCGAACTAAGTGGTCAATGCTGCGCAGTTCTGTGAAATGCATAAAGTGCGGTATCGCCATGTTGTCCCTCAGAATGTGGTCCACGGTCTTGGACAGCCTGGATCGCGCCTCCTGAGGCTGATAGTTGACACTGGAATGACCTGTAACATTAAATGCACAGAACTGAAGTTATCTGTCAAGCCATATTGATCCAAAACATAAATATGAACACAGAGAGCTCTTAAAGTCAGCATAAAATATCTGTCACAATGTTGTAAGAAGGAATGTTCACAAACAACCTTTGTTCCTTTTGTTTAATTCAGATGCAGTCTGAAGCTGCAGTGCAGGTTCTTCCTGACTCTGACTCATCTCCGACCAGCAACACTCTCGTACAGAGTTACTCAATCATGTCCGCCAGGCTTTATATTAACCAGTTCTCCCTGCTCCATCCAAGTTCACAGTGCTATGATTAGCGCTGCAGAGGCCAACCATCAGCCTGACCTGCTTTGGAATGTGGTTGTCATATGTGCTGTCGCACCGTGCTGACAAAGGAATGTTTTTCGGTTGAACAAAAACAATTTTTGAGTCACAAAGTGAAGCTACAATGTactaaagtcaaaatgaacTCAGGCAAGACAGGTCTTGATTCCTTGAGACTAAATCataataaaacacacatgtggaggTATGGGTCACCTGTGATGACATTGTTGGgtggtgagaaaaaaaacacaaacacctaTATTTGGATTGTTGCTTCTGCGTGAATTTATATAGCCAG
This window harbors:
- the lhfpl7 gene encoding transmembrane protein 211 isoform X2 — protein: MHSLLGREKKEDEVRFGVDLGLSAGFVARAATMFSCVGCFWVLLSSALVAVCSFSFISPAWIVKDQLKNHHHHPHHYSTKDSVSFGLLWHCSESLDHMYRCYTFGGLGKFAEIPSSSWQTSAVLCSGGCALLAVSSLLAIVTIFLPSGGCERRICTLAGYMQMAAGCSWIQKHLEHPPSQTHLSLEQQSGLVQHSRVPKQMEHWMQTGWA
- the lhfpl7 gene encoding transmembrane protein 211 isoform X3; its protein translation is MHSLLGREKKEDEVRFGVDLGLSAGFVARAATMFSCVGCFWVLLSSALVAVCSFSFISPAWIVKDQLKNHHHHPHHYSTKDSVSFGLLWHCSESLDHMYRCYTFGGLGKFAEIPSSSWQTSAVLCSGGCALLAVSSLLAIVTIFLPSGGCERRICTLAGYMQMAAGFLPCCVYPDCFGKQRQCVSHGSRLSVRMLRKLGPPCHLSLG
- the akap10 gene encoding A-kinase anchor protein 10, mitochondrial isoform X2: MSFFKRKAKSKEPERVTDVKANRVAPASPRTPSLGAKYQHGGQEVAGPSHVAISAISANMDSFARGRTATLKKQPSHIEATHFGDLGHSSVNYQPQEARSRLSKTVDHILRDNMAIPHFMHFTELRSIDHLVRFWLEAESFRSTSWSRIRAHSLNSVKHSTLAEPIFTSQDGSEVQEVIQPDGDAVEGGSCNMLVAQSKLRDSSTTETSPGPCTPQTDTPTSQPSSRTGTPYKTSSTTRDISGIEKDAVTIFTRFISPDAVRPIPITEQIRNDIVAKICGEDGMVDPNCFVIAQTVVKAILEEQHFSEFLRSHHYCKYQIEVLTSGSVFLADILFCESALFYFSEYIEKEEAMNILQFWLAADNFQNQLAAKKGQYDGLEAQNDAMILYDKYFSLQATNPLGFGDSVRMEIESNICREGGPLPDCFITPLRQAWTTMEKVYLPGFLSSNLYYKYLSDLINSVRADEFMLVSAQGQTGQADNDRSSSTSSDGPHAQQGTKKAAVKILKNFDEAITVDIASLDPEQLYQRPYAGKMTFGKVNELGQFIRESEPEPDAKKSKGSVFSQAMKKWVQGSSDQAQEEMAWQIAKMIVNDVVSQSNHCSPVRSTKL
- the akap10 gene encoding A-kinase anchor protein 10, mitochondrial isoform X3 → MSFFKRKAKSKEPERVTDVKANRVAPASPRTPSLGAKYQHGGQEVAGPSHVAISAISANMDSFARGRTATLKKQPSHIEATHFGDLGHSSVNYQPQEARSRLSKTVDHILRDNMAIPHFMHFTELRSIDHLVRFWLEAESFRSTSWSRIRAHSLNSVKHSTLAEPIFTSQDGSEVQEVIQPDETSPGPCTPQTDTPTSQPSSRTGTPYKTSSTTRDISGKLMKSIEKDAVTIFTRFISPDAVRPIPITEQIRNDIVAKICGEDGMVDPNCFVIAQTVVKAILEEQHFSEFLRSHHYCKYQIEVLTSGSVFLADILFCESALFYFSEYIEKEEAMNILQFWLAADNFQNQLAAKKGQYDGLEAQNDAMILYDKYFSLQATNPLGFGDSVRMEIESNICREGGPLPDCFITPLRQAWTTMEKVYLPGFLSSNLYYKYLSDLINSVRADEFMLVSAQGQTGQADNDRSSSTSSDGPHAQQGTKKAAVKILKNFDEAITVDIASLDPEQLYQRPYAGKMTFGKVNELGQFIRESEPEPDAKKSKGSVFSQAMKKWVQGSSDQAQEEMAWQIAKMIVNDVVSQSNHCSPVRSTKL
- the akap10 gene encoding A-kinase anchor protein 10, mitochondrial isoform X1; this translates as MSFFKRKAKSKEPERVTDVKANRVAPASPRTPSLGAKYQHGGQEVAGPSHVAISAISANMDSFARGRTATLKKQPSHIEATHFGDLGHSSVNYQPQEARSRLSKTVDHILRDNMAIPHFMHFTELRSIDHLVRFWLEAESFRSTSWSRIRAHSLNSVKHSTLAEPIFTSQDGSEVQEVIQPDGDAVEGGSCNMLVAQSKLRDSSTTETSPGPCTPQTDTPTSQPSSRTGTPYKTSSTTRDISGKLMKSIEKDAVTIFTRFISPDAVRPIPITEQIRNDIVAKICGEDGMVDPNCFVIAQTVVKAILEEQHFSEFLRSHHYCKYQIEVLTSGSVFLADILFCESALFYFSEYIEKEEAMNILQFWLAADNFQNQLAAKKGQYDGLEAQNDAMILYDKYFSLQATNPLGFGDSVRMEIESNICREGGPLPDCFITPLRQAWTTMEKVYLPGFLSSNLYYKYLSDLINSVRADEFMLVSAQGQTGQADNDRSSSTSSDGPHAQQGTKKAAVKILKNFDEAITVDIASLDPEQLYQRPYAGKMTFGKVNELGQFIRESEPEPDAKKSKGSVFSQAMKKWVQGSSDQAQEEMAWQIAKMIVNDVVSQSNHCSPVRSTKL